One genomic window of Halovivax cerinus includes the following:
- a CDS encoding RNA-guided endonuclease InsQ/TnpB family protein → MASEEYLRRTAITRLSVTPSQKDRIEETLDEWRQGANIATEIGWRHTETRKRKLQSLAYDSIRENTALGSQHSILACFQAAQALSGTLDQNERMATRSKPTFTAPTIPYDKNSMTVFDDGTVSLSTTDGRIRPELVLPESTDGYQYAYLDNDEWSLTESRLTARDDGYFLHLGFRKRKPKLADQSAECRTVLGVDLGIENLAVTSTATFESGRKLSHERRQFERVRRELQRAGTESAHRTLCERNRREERYTRAYLHQVSNAVVEDAIATSCTHIAFENLTHIRDSMPGGRTFHQWAHRRLVDYVRYKATEHGIDVVFVDPEYTSRKCHECGHTSERNRPERDHFSCEECGTTAHADYNAAKNIGWRHVRHGLQNSGRTGDGQLALKSGTVKPNDGFVPYSAQESEVESTDKPHSSTESVS, encoded by the coding sequence GTGGCGTCCGAGGAGTATCTGCGCCGGACCGCAATCACTCGCCTCTCGGTAACTCCTAGTCAGAAGGACCGTATAGAGGAAACGCTCGACGAGTGGCGCCAGGGCGCAAACATCGCGACGGAGATCGGTTGGCGCCACACCGAAACGAGAAAACGGAAACTGCAATCACTAGCGTACGATTCTATCCGGGAGAACACCGCTCTCGGGAGCCAGCACTCCATTCTGGCCTGCTTCCAGGCCGCTCAGGCACTCTCCGGAACGCTCGACCAGAACGAACGGATGGCCACCCGTTCGAAGCCAACATTCACGGCTCCGACGATTCCGTACGATAAAAATTCGATGACGGTGTTCGACGACGGTACCGTGTCGTTGAGCACGACCGATGGCCGAATCAGACCGGAACTGGTTCTCCCTGAATCGACGGACGGATATCAATACGCGTACCTCGACAATGACGAGTGGTCTCTCACAGAATCGAGACTGACGGCGCGAGATGACGGATACTTTCTCCACCTCGGGTTTCGGAAACGGAAACCGAAACTCGCAGATCAGTCTGCCGAGTGCAGGACAGTACTCGGAGTCGATCTCGGGATAGAGAACCTCGCCGTTACCTCGACTGCCACCTTCGAATCGGGGCGCAAACTTTCACACGAACGACGACAGTTCGAACGCGTTCGACGAGAGCTCCAGCGAGCGGGAACCGAGTCAGCCCATCGTACGTTGTGCGAGCGAAACCGTCGTGAAGAGCGATACACCCGTGCGTATCTCCATCAGGTCTCGAACGCCGTCGTCGAAGATGCGATAGCGACGAGCTGCACTCACATCGCGTTCGAAAATCTGACGCACATCCGCGATTCGATGCCGGGTGGTCGAACGTTTCACCAGTGGGCCCACCGACGGCTCGTCGACTATGTTCGTTATAAAGCGACTGAACACGGTATCGACGTGGTATTTGTCGATCCGGAATACACCTCCAGGAAATGCCACGAATGCGGACACACGAGCGAACGCAACCGTCCGGAGCGAGACCACTTCTCGTGTGAGGAATGCGGAACTACGGCACACGCAGATTACAACGCAGCGAAGAATATCGGCTGGAGACATGTCCGTCACGGGCTTCAGAACTCGGGGCGGACGGGCGACGGCCAACTCGCCCTGAAGTCGGGGACGGTGAAACCGAATGACGGGTTCGTCCCGTACTCTGCACAAGAGTCCGAGGTGGAGTCCACCGACAAGCCCCACTCGTCAACGGAATCCGTTTCGTAG